In Pseudochaenichthys georgianus chromosome 6, fPseGeo1.2, whole genome shotgun sequence, a single window of DNA contains:
- the ppp6r2b gene encoding serine/threonine-protein phosphatase 6 regulatory subunit 2 isoform X3, whose amino-acid sequence MFWKFDLHTSSHLEALLDKEDVTLSELMDEEDVLQECKAQNRRLLLFMCQDQCMQDLVRMITTEPPAGVEEMKRFKYPNIACELLTSDVGVINDKLGNEEPLLETLYAFLEQPSPLNPLLASFFSKTIGNLITRKTEQVISFLRRKEGFLSLVLKHIDTSAMMDVLLRLISCVEPPPLRFETLIWLNEEKLAQRLIELIHPERDEERQSNASQTLCDIIRLSRDQANQLQEISQPDPLLTVLESQVCVEQLLQNMFTAESTEGCIVNGIQVLLTLLEIRRPVVDGVMDAQGFERSYTVNSSILLAIQPHLKHFHQLLLEPPKRSPMLTTLGVLEEPLGNTRLHVARLVASLLYTSSASHAVVAQELCRLNTLDLLLDLFFKYTWNNFLHLQVELCVAAILRPCAHEMRLQPGQEKFQPHQDVSQEQALTDTPSEPPATPENSAHNLMVTHLFQHCHLVQRILEAWEENDKIQSEGGMRRGYMGHLTRIANTVVHNLEKGPVHTQISSLITELPEDYRGRWETFVDQTLSETNRKNTIDLVGTGNPRPSSEDDMESPFPKELTLQQAFSDYQIQQMTANFVDQFGFNDEEFTDHDDSIGATFDRIAEININIDAGQESANTAVFESCSKERIQPFDDDEEDIWEEKGINFATQTKSRNRFGGSRSSQGPAASKDCERTAASGTEASDGAAGSDSEEEEDGGPKDDLDPFSSLATETTKNTGWVADFGEVNSKAPAKGVGFSAWDTPDSKPSATEGEEKGWAKFTDFQPFCCSETGPRCSSPVDSELSGSGSTKPNQNPCVWSVCVARKAPLVASDSSSSSNSDSEDEEGKKASATSETVTTETITTGAGKETIRLTVDTKNERAVFSSKADKVPLEGLSIKDKGKGDEKESGKGEKQGDCPNPTTAGPINPSAAVTQETQPSANGPA is encoded by the exons ATGTTTTGGAAGTTTGACTTACACACATCTTCTCACCTGGAGGCATTACTCGACAAGGAGGATGTCACTCTCAGTGAGCTCATGGACGAGGAAGATGTGTTGCAGGAGTGCAAGGCCCAGAACAGGAG ACTTCTCCTGTTCATGTGTCAGGACCAGTGCATGCAGGATTTGGTCCGTATGATTACTACAGAGCCCCCTGCTGGTGTAGAGGAGATGAAGCGCTTCAA GTATCCAAATATAGCATGTGAGCTATTGACATCTGATGTGGGTGTGATCAATGATAAGCTGGGTAATGAGGAGCCTCTGCTGGAAACTCTGTATGCCTTTCTGGAGCAGCCGTCCCCACTTAACCCCCTCCTGGCATCTTTCTTCAGCAAGACCATTGGGAACCTCATCACGAGGAAGACTGAGCAG GTGATTAGTTTCCTGCGACGGAAAGAGGGATTTCTTTCCTTGGTCCTGAAGCACATTGATACATCAGCCATGATGGATGTCCTCCTAAGACTTATCAGCTGTGTAGAGCCACCCCCTCTGCGATTCGAGACACTTATT TGGCTGAATGAAGAGAAGCTAGCTCAGAGACTCATAGAGCTCATTCACCCAGAGAGAGATGAAGAG AGGCAGTCCAATGCATCTCAAACTTTGTGCGACATCATTCGTCTGAGCAGAGACCAGGCCAATCAGCTCCAAGAGATTTCACAGCCTGACCCTTTGCTGACTGTGTTGGAGTC GCAGGTATGTGTGGAGCAGTTGCTGCAGAATATGTTCACAGCAGAGAGTACTGAGGGCTGTATCGTCAATGGAATTCAAGTTCTTCTAACATTACTGGAAATCAGGAGGCCTGT GGTGGATGGTGTTATGGATGCTCAGGGGTTTGAGAGAAGCTACACTGTTAACAGCAGTATTTTGTTGGCCATCCAACCACACCTGAAACACTTCCACCAGCTACTTCTGGAGCCACCCAAG CGAAGTCCCATGCTGACCACTCTGGGTGTGCTGGAGGAACCATTAGGGAACACACGTCTGCACGTAGCTAGACTGGTGGCCTCTCTGCTGTATACCAGCTCTGCAAGCCACGCGGTCGTAGCACAGGAACTCTGCCGACTCAATACATTGGACCTGCTTCTG GACTTGTTTTTCAAGTATACATGGAACAACTTCCTGCACCTCCAAGTGGAGCTTTGTGTTGCTGCCATCCTCCGGCCCTGTGCCCACGAAATGAGACTTCAGCCTGGCCAGGAAAAGTTCCAACCTCATCAGGATGTTTCACAGGAGCAGGCTTTGACTGATACACCTTCTGAACCTCCAGCCACCCCTGAAAACTCTGCACACAATCTAATGGTGACTCAT TTGTTTCAGCACTGCCACCTTGTGCAGAGGATTCTGGAGGCTTGGGAAGAGAACGATAAAATACA GTCTGAAGGTGGTATGAGAAGAGGGTACATGGGACACCTGACCAGGATTGCCAACACAGTAGTCCACAATCTGGAGAAGGGCCCAGTTCACACACAGATTAGCAGCCTCatcacag AGCTGCCGGAGGACTACAGAGGGCGCTGGGAAACCTTTGTGGACCAGACCCTGTCGGAAACTAATAGGAAGAACACCATAGACCtg GTTGGCACTGGAAACCCACGGCCTTCTTCAGAGGATGATATGGAGAGCCCCTTCCCTAAAGAACTGACACTACAGCAG GCTTTTTCAGACTATCAGATCCAGCAGATGACCGCTAACTTTGTGGATCAGTTTGGCTTCAATGATGAGGAGTTTACCGATCATGATGACAGCATTGG AGCAACGTTTGACCGGATTGCAGAAATCAATATCAATATCGACGCAGGCCAGGAGTCT GCTAATACAGCTGTGTTTGAGTCCTGCTCCAAGGAGAGAATTCAGCCctttgatgatgatgaagaggacATTTGGGAGGAGAAAGGGATCAACTTTGCAACACAAACCAAGTCCCGTAACAG GTTTGGTGGGTCACGCTCATCCCAGGGCCCAGCAGCCAGTAAAGATTGTGAGAGGACGGCAGCGTCTGGCACCGAGGCCTCTGACGGAGCAGCAGGCTCAGactctgaggaggaggaggatggcgGCCCTAAAGATGACCTGGATCCCTTCTCTAGCTTGGCAACTGAGACAACAAAGA ATACCGGCTGGGTAGCAGACTTTGGGGAGGTAAACTCAAAGGCTCCTGCAAAGGGAGTGGGCTTCTCTGCTTGGGACACTCCAGACTCCAAACCATCTGCCACCGAGGGAGAGGAGAAAGGATGGGCCAAGTTCACTGACTTCCAGCCTTTCTGTTG CTCTGAAACAGGTCCCAGGTGCAGCTCTCCTGTGGACTCTGAGCTCAGCGGATCAGGCAGCACTAAACCAAACCAGAACC catgtgtatggagtgtgtgtgtggcgagGAAAGCTCCACTAGTGGCATCGGACAGCTCTTCCTCCAGCAACTCTGACAGCGAAGACGAAGAAGGCAAGAAAGCGTCTGCAACCAGCGAGACCGTCACCACAGAGACCATCACCACGGGCGCTGGCAAGGAGACAATTCGGCTCACGGTGGACACCAAAAATGAAAGGGCAGTCTTCAGCAG caAAGCAGATAAGGTGCCACTGGAGGGACTCTCGATCAAAGACAAGGGGAAAGGCGATGAGAAAGAAAGTGGAAAAGGAGAGAAACAAGGAGACTGTCCCAACCCAACTACCGCCGGTCCAATCAACCCGTCAGCTGCTGTCACACA AGAGACGCAGCCCTCTGCTAATGGACCGGCCTAA